The stretch of DNA CTGCGATAACCGCCGCATCCAGCCAAGACTCCGTTCACAGGCCCGTCAGGAAACCGCCAAATTATCCCACATTCCGCCGCGACGAGGCTACGTCAATTCCGGCAAGGTTTAGCCCGCGAAACACGCGAAACAACGCGAAAAGTGAAGGAGGGGAGGTAGAGGTGCGGGAGCTTGGCACGAATTCAATATCACTGCCACGATTTCCCCCCATTCATTGCTTCCTCTTTTCGCGTCATTTCGCGTGTTTCGCGGGGTAAACCTCTGCGTCTCCGCGCCTCGGCGGTTCAATCGCGTAGGACGTCGTCGATCAACCTTCGCGGGGCGCCGATTTGGGCGACATGGACTTGTCCGAGATAGGGCGCCGCAACGGGATTTTGGAATCCAATCTTGGGGGCCACGAAGGTTACCGTGTGGTCGGCGCGGAAGCTGTTTTCCGCCGCGTGACCGGTGTTGGCATCGAGCCCGCTCGGTACGTCGATCGCCAATCGCCGCGCGGTGGCTTGATTCAATTGGCGGACCACGGCGCCGTACGGCGGGCGAAATGCACCGCGGAATCCGGTGCCGAAGAGCGCATCGACGACCCAATCGGCGCCCTGCAACAATGCCGGATGCAGCTCCAGCAGATCGGCTGGTGCGCACAGCTCCAGGCGCACGTTG from Planctomycetia bacterium encodes:
- a CDS encoding NAD(P)H-hydrate epimerase, which codes for MTSSTMERYITPAQAREIDRRAVSECGMSGLVLMENAARGALDVLLRLGVKGPIAICCGWGNNGGDGLAMARLLDAEGYEVRVALWALNSELSPDASTNLGILRHCNVRLELCAPADLLELHPALLQGADWVVDALFGTGFRGAFRPPYGAVVRQLNQATARRLAIDVPSGLDANTGHAAENSFRADHTVTFVAPKIGFQNPVAAPYLGQVHVAQIGAPRRLIDDVLRD